Proteins encoded in a region of the Sulfurimonas marina genome:
- the purH gene encoding bifunctional phosphoribosylaminoimidazolecarboxamide formyltransferase/IMP cyclohydrolase translates to MKRALVSVSDKTGVVDFCKSLVKNGYEIISTGGTFKLLQESGVSAIEIDEITKFPECFEGRVKTLNPYVHGGILHRRDKQSHLDQAKELGVEPIDLVCVNLYPFKATIERTDDFDDIIENIDIGGPAMVRSAAKNFDSVLIVTNVEDYSVVIDAIENEKNTKDFRRGFMIKAYEHTAAYDSMIANYMNERFNEGFGEKQFIVGEKVMDTRYGENPHQNGALYEFDKHFSNNFKTLKGEASFNNLNDLSGAVKIASAFGAENAVCITKHGNPCGFAIRDNLVDAYVEALKCDPVSAFGGVVAVNGVVTKELAEKMNEIFLEVIIAGRITPEAQEVFAAKKRIKLFEMGSDKLVLANDKKDFKHVDGGFVYQDADKVNDDEVKNAKLMSKNAATAEEMKDLEIAYKVASLTKSNCVVYVKDAAMVAVGMGMTSRVDAAQCALKKAKEMGLDVSGCALASEAFFPFRDSIDAAAAAGVKNVIEPGGSIRDEEIIEAANEFGMSLYFSEVRHFLH, encoded by the coding sequence ATGAAAAGAGCATTAGTAAGTGTAAGCGATAAAACTGGCGTAGTTGATTTTTGTAAGTCATTAGTAAAAAATGGTTACGAGATCATCTCTACAGGTGGTACTTTCAAACTTTTACAAGAGAGTGGTGTAAGTGCGATCGAGATCGATGAGATCACAAAATTTCCTGAGTGTTTTGAAGGGCGTGTAAAAACTCTTAACCCTTATGTTCACGGGGGTATTTTACATCGTCGTGACAAACAATCTCACCTGGATCAAGCAAAAGAACTTGGTGTTGAGCCGATTGACTTAGTGTGTGTAAACCTTTACCCGTTTAAAGCAACAATCGAGCGTACTGATGATTTTGATGATATCATCGAAAACATCGACATCGGTGGACCTGCAATGGTTCGTTCAGCTGCGAAAAACTTTGATTCAGTTTTAATCGTTACAAATGTTGAAGATTACTCTGTTGTAATCGATGCAATTGAGAACGAAAAAAACACAAAAGATTTCCGTCGCGGTTTCATGATCAAAGCATACGAGCATACAGCTGCATATGATTCAATGATCGCAAACTACATGAATGAGAGATTCAACGAAGGTTTCGGTGAGAAACAATTTATCGTTGGTGAAAAAGTTATGGATACTCGTTATGGTGAAAACCCTCACCAAAATGGTGCACTTTACGAATTTGACAAACATTTCTCAAATAACTTCAAAACACTAAAAGGTGAAGCAAGTTTCAACAACCTAAACGACTTAAGCGGTGCTGTTAAGATCGCTTCTGCATTCGGCGCGGAAAATGCTGTGTGTATTACTAAACACGGTAACCCATGTGGTTTTGCAATCCGTGACAATCTAGTTGACGCTTATGTTGAAGCACTTAAATGTGATCCTGTTTCAGCATTCGGCGGTGTTGTAGCTGTAAACGGTGTTGTAACAAAAGAGTTAGCTGAAAAAATGAATGAGATCTTCTTAGAAGTTATCATTGCTGGTCGTATCACTCCTGAAGCTCAAGAAGTATTCGCTGCGAAAAAACGTATTAAACTTTTTGAGATGGGTTCAGACAAACTTGTTCTTGCTAACGATAAAAAAGACTTCAAACACGTTGACGGCGGATTTGTATACCAAGATGCTGACAAAGTAAACGACGATGAAGTTAAAAATGCAAAACTTATGTCTAAAAATGCTGCAACTGCAGAAGAGATGAAAGACCTTGAGATCGCTTACAAAGTTGCTTCACTGACAAAATCTAACTGTGTAGTATATGTAAAAGATGCTGCAATGGTAGCTGTTGGTATGGGTATGACTTCTCGTGTTGATGCTGCTCAATGTGCTCTGAAAAAAGCTAAAGAGATGGGTCTTGATGTAAGCGGATGTGCACTTGCATCTGAAGCATTCTTCCCGTTCCGCGATTCAATTGATGCTGCAGCTGCAGCTGGTGTTAAAAATGTAATTGAACCGGGTGGTTCTATTCGTGATGAGGAGATTATTGAAGCTGCTAATGAATTTGGTATGTCTCTTTACTTCTCAGAAGTTCGCCACTTCTTACATTAA
- a CDS encoding rod-binding protein gives MSYGLNALQAQSQLITNNKAIPKIDTNVENEALKQQTDAFEAIIVKMLMDNAMKDEKNIFSSQNDPGDKIYKSMYRDELSKASAGSFGFSQMLYDYLSQKS, from the coding sequence ATGAGTTACGGTTTAAATGCCCTGCAGGCACAATCGCAGTTAATTACAAACAATAAAGCAATTCCAAAGATAGATACAAATGTAGAAAATGAGGCTTTGAAACAACAAACGGACGCTTTTGAAGCGATCATCGTAAAGATGTTGATGGATAATGCGATGAAAGATGAAAAAAATATATTTTCATCCCAAAACGACCCGGGTGATAAGATATATAAATCGATGTACAGGGACGAACTTTCAAAAGCGAGTGCAGGTAGTTTCGGGTTTTCTCAGATGTTATATGATTATTTATCACAAAAGTCGTAA
- the murA gene encoding UDP-N-acetylglucosamine 1-carboxyvinyltransferase, whose translation MDYLKIQGIDSLNGTIKISGAKNASLPLIAMTILAKNKLNISNLPNVVDIKTLLKLLSNLGSVCEFNEHHVSVDTSSINETRATYDIVKTMRASILVLGPILSRFGHCEVSLPGGCAIGQRPIDLHLKALEQMGAEIDINAGYVEAKAPNGLQGCEIIFDKITVTGTANIVMAAALAHGETIIINAAREPEVVQLCEILDASGVNIEGIGTSVLKIQGTGGKLIDIKDFTIIPDRIEAGTYLCAGAITNSELTLTDVEPNHLDAVIGKLEEMGFNFTITQDTITIHPATEIKPVKIITQEYPAFPTDMQAQFMALATQANGTSIIEERLFENRFMHVSELQRMGAEIDLNGHIATVNGKTALSGTDVMATDLRASSALVLAGLIATGDTNIHRIYHLDRGYESLEEKLQEAGAKVQRLKE comes from the coding sequence ATGGACTATTTAAAAATTCAAGGGATTGACTCTCTTAACGGAACAATAAAAATATCTGGTGCAAAAAATGCATCATTGCCACTGATCGCAATGACTATACTTGCAAAAAACAAGTTAAACATTTCAAACCTTCCAAATGTTGTAGATATCAAAACTCTTTTAAAACTTTTAAGTAATTTAGGAAGTGTTTGTGAGTTTAATGAACACCATGTATCTGTAGATACAAGTTCGATCAATGAAACACGTGCTACTTACGATATAGTAAAAACAATGCGTGCATCTATTCTAGTTCTTGGTCCAATATTATCCCGCTTCGGACATTGTGAGGTTTCATTACCTGGTGGATGTGCGATCGGACAACGCCCTATCGATCTGCATCTAAAAGCGTTAGAGCAAATGGGTGCAGAGATAGATATCAATGCAGGTTATGTTGAAGCAAAAGCACCTAACGGTCTTCAAGGATGTGAGATCATATTTGATAAGATTACTGTAACAGGGACTGCAAACATTGTTATGGCTGCAGCACTTGCTCACGGTGAGACAATTATTATTAATGCAGCTCGTGAACCTGAAGTTGTACAGTTATGTGAAATCTTAGATGCAAGCGGCGTAAATATAGAGGGTATCGGTACTAGTGTGTTGAAAATACAAGGGACCGGCGGTAAACTTATAGATATAAAAGATTTTACGATCATCCCGGATAGAATTGAAGCCGGTACATATCTATGTGCAGGAGCAATTACAAACTCTGAACTCACTCTTACAGATGTTGAGCCAAACCATTTAGATGCTGTAATCGGAAAACTTGAAGAGATGGGATTTAACTTTACTATTACACAAGATACGATCACAATCCACCCTGCAACTGAGATAAAACCTGTAAAAATCATTACACAAGAGTATCCTGCTTTTCCAACAGATATGCAAGCACAGTTTATGGCCTTAGCTACTCAGGCAAACGGAACATCTATTATAGAAGAGAGACTTTTTGAAAATAGATTTATGCATGTGAGTGAATTACAACGTATGGGTGCAGAGATTGACCTAAATGGACATATTGCAACTGTTAACGGAAAAACTGCTCTTAGTGGTACTGATGTTATGGCTACAGATTTAAGAGCTTCATCTGCATTAGTTCTTGCAGGACTTATTGCTACTGGCGATACAAATATTCACCGTATCTACCATCTGGATCGCGGATATGAATCTTTAGAGGAAAAACTCCAGGAAGCCGGAGCGAAAGTTCAAAGATTAAAAGAGTAG
- a CDS encoding 3'-5' exonuclease, with amino-acid sequence MLVFLDFKTTGYEKEDKICAMSVLSADDYFSELINDGKKIIPELSAVHHISNENIKDKSSFLESKSYQFLKELNEDDLIVVHDYDFVFTLLDSYGVQLKTKIIDTKKVTKHIVSDIERFDLQFLRYELQLIEDKEVVYKPLEDVYVLKSLFQYLLQSVSEEEMLNLSFENVLLQKFSFGKYNGRYIEEIVHNDPQYLQWLLTLDTLDTDLRYTIEYYLQG; translated from the coding sequence ATGTTAGTGTTTTTAGATTTTAAAACTACAGGATATGAAAAAGAGGATAAGATCTGTGCTATGAGTGTTTTAAGTGCAGATGATTATTTCTCCGAACTTATTAACGACGGGAAAAAGATAATCCCGGAACTCTCAGCAGTGCATCATATCAGTAATGAGAACATCAAAGATAAAAGCAGTTTTTTAGAGAGTAAGTCTTACCAGTTTTTAAAAGAGTTAAACGAAGATGACTTAATAGTTGTTCACGATTATGATTTTGTATTTACCCTTTTGGATAGTTACGGTGTACAATTAAAAACCAAAATAATCGATACGAAAAAAGTGACAAAACATATTGTTAGTGATATAGAGCGCTTCGATCTGCAGTTTTTACGCTATGAATTACAACTTATAGAGGATAAAGAGGTTGTATATAAGCCATTAGAAGATGTTTATGTGTTAAAATCTCTTTTTCAATATTTACTTCAAAGTGTCAGTGAAGAGGAGATGTTAAATCTCAGCTTTGAAAATGTATTGCTTCAAAAGTTTAGTTTTGGAAAATACAACGGACGTTATATTGAAGAGATCGTCCATAACGATCCGCAGTATCTTCAGTGGCTGTTGACACTCGATACTTTGGATACAGATTTACGTTATACGATCGAGTATTATTTACAAGGATAG
- a CDS encoding YceI family protein yields MKKLFAAFVVAMLGTSVLFGATFKVDAAHTNVIFKVKHMMISNVAGKFEKFDGSFEVEDNKVTALQGVIEAASLNTNKKERDEHLRSADFFDVAKYPKITFVLDSVAGDKAYGKLTIKDVTKNVVLDYEFAGVLKDPWGQTRSGMILEGKINRKDFGLKWNKVLETGGVLVGDTVKMEVSIEGILEK; encoded by the coding sequence ATGAAAAAGTTATTTGCAGCTTTTGTAGTAGCAATGTTAGGGACAAGTGTTTTATTTGGTGCAACGTTTAAAGTAGATGCGGCTCATACAAACGTAATCTTTAAAGTAAAACATATGATGATCAGCAATGTAGCGGGAAAATTTGAAAAATTTGACGGTTCATTTGAAGTGGAAGATAACAAAGTAACGGCTCTGCAAGGGGTGATCGAAGCAGCATCTCTAAATACCAATAAAAAAGAGAGAGATGAACATCTGCGTTCAGCAGACTTTTTTGATGTGGCAAAATATCCGAAAATCACGTTTGTTCTTGATAGTGTAGCAGGAGATAAAGCGTACGGGAAACTTACCATCAAAGATGTAACAAAAAATGTCGTACTTGATTATGAGTTCGCAGGTGTATTAAAAGACCCTTGGGGACAAACAAGATCGGGGATGATACTAGAGGGTAAAATCAATAGAAAAGATTTTGGTTTAAAATGGAATAAAGTCTTAGAAACAGGCGGTGTCCTTGTTGGCGATACAGTAAAAATGGAAGTAAGTATCGAGGGGATTTTAGAAAAATAA
- a CDS encoding SagB family peptide dehydrogenase — MPLYHQQTKHSYISIRKNANFLDWRSQPSNTKIYPHFYQRFEIDDYDELKDLGLIGGITFEKNYPDGVYHLRSVPSAGGLFPCEVYIQIRSVKGLLNGIYHYEPKRGILTLLQEIERDGVEESFKEQQKQKGFVFLISSVYFRSSWKYHDRAIRYVLLDAGHQLGSIYAALCVMGKEGEFVFDFDKLALNELFGFREDEFFTCGVRSGEKADTAVQKLRQNLPFVSGCDYFETNEFIQNAYKEGAVYSDESFTPESFFINIPKEQLRQAIVKRRSIRAFCSLELEKEEFLTILEGIFSFAKQHGIDIFYTAHLVKNYTQGLYKNGELLREGDFKDKSRYLALEQNLGGASGVTFYFTSNEVQKYQKVNILSGFLAHIIYLKSELLGIGCSGIGAYYDDECKEFLQTKNNILYMLAIGR, encoded by the coding sequence ATGCCTCTTTATCATCAACAAACGAAACACTCTTACATAAGCATTCGTAAAAATGCAAACTTTTTAGATTGGCGAAGCCAACCCTCTAACACGAAAATATATCCCCATTTTTATCAGCGTTTTGAGATTGACGACTATGATGAACTCAAAGATTTAGGTCTCATTGGGGGCATCACTTTTGAGAAAAACTACCCAGACGGGGTGTATCATCTAAGAAGTGTCCCGAGTGCAGGAGGACTTTTTCCTTGTGAAGTCTACATTCAAATACGTTCCGTCAAAGGGCTGCTAAACGGTATATACCATTATGAACCAAAAAGAGGAATATTAACTCTTTTACAGGAGATTGAGCGTGACGGTGTAGAGGAGAGTTTTAAAGAGCAGCAAAAACAAAAAGGGTTTGTGTTTTTAATCTCAAGTGTATATTTTAGAAGCTCTTGGAAGTATCACGACAGAGCAATCCGCTATGTACTTTTAGATGCGGGACATCAACTGGGAAGCATCTATGCAGCCTTGTGTGTTATGGGAAAAGAGGGGGAGTTTGTTTTTGATTTTGACAAACTTGCTTTAAATGAACTCTTTGGTTTTAGAGAGGATGAATTTTTTACCTGCGGAGTTAGAAGCGGGGAAAAAGCAGATACAGCTGTTCAGAAACTAAGACAAAACCTGCCGTTTGTAAGCGGATGTGACTATTTTGAGACAAACGAGTTTATACAAAATGCTTACAAAGAGGGTGCAGTGTACAGCGATGAGAGTTTCACTCCTGAATCTTTTTTTATAAATATCCCAAAAGAACAATTACGTCAGGCGATCGTAAAGCGTAGATCGATTCGTGCATTTTGTTCTTTAGAACTTGAAAAAGAGGAGTTTTTAACAATTCTAGAAGGAATCTTCTCTTTTGCAAAGCAGCATGGAATAGATATCTTTTATACAGCCCATCTAGTTAAAAACTACACACAGGGTCTTTATAAAAACGGAGAACTTTTACGTGAGGGTGACTTTAAAGATAAGTCCAGATACTTAGCACTTGAGCAAAACTTAGGCGGTGCAAGCGGTGTGACATTTTACTTCACCTCCAATGAAGTACAGAAATACCAAAAAGTGAATATCTTAAGTGGATTCCTTGCCCATATTATTTATCTGAAATCTGAACTTTTAGGAATTGGATGCAGCGGGATCGGAGCTTATTATGATGATGAGTGTAAGGAGTTCTTGCAGACGAAGAACAATATTTTATATATGCTAGCAATTGGTCGCTAG
- the rsmD gene encoding 16S rRNA (guanine(966)-N(2))-methyltransferase RsmD, with amino-acid sequence MKNSKLTKKIIAGKYKGKVLELPSKTTTRSSKAIVLESFFNTLQFDVIDSNFVEVFSGSGSIGLEALSRGAKKIYFMEKDRDALKVLKKNISQTDPGRCEVLGGNSFENINAVVSSLKKMGEDAYIYIDPPFSYREGMEDIYDNTMKLIENLPSEVVKMIIIEHMSALEIPQKIGIYEMKKTKKFGKTSLTYLTNPEVE; translated from the coding sequence ATGAAAAATAGTAAATTAACAAAAAAAATAATAGCGGGAAAATATAAAGGAAAAGTTTTAGAACTTCCATCTAAAACAACTACAAGAAGCTCTAAAGCTATAGTTTTGGAGTCATTTTTTAATACTTTACAGTTTGATGTGATCGATTCAAACTTTGTTGAGGTGTTTAGCGGAAGCGGCTCGATCGGGCTTGAAGCACTTAGCCGCGGGGCAAAAAAGATCTACTTTATGGAAAAAGACAGAGATGCTCTGAAAGTGTTAAAGAAAAATATCTCTCAAACGGATCCTGGCAGATGTGAAGTTTTGGGCGGGAACAGTTTTGAAAATATTAACGCCGTAGTCTCTTCTTTGAAAAAGATGGGAGAAGATGCTTACATCTACATCGATCCCCCTTTTAGCTACAGAGAGGGGATGGAAGATATCTACGACAATACAATGAAGCTTATCGAAAATCTTCCAAGCGAAGTGGTGAAAATGATCATTATCGAGCATATGAGTGCTCTAGAGATACCTCAAAAAATAGGTATATATGAAATGAAAAAAACGAAAAAGTTTGGAAAAACAAGCTTAACATACCTTACAAATCCCGAAGTGGAATAA
- a CDS encoding DnaJ C-terminal domain-containing protein: MSKSLYETLEISENASETEIKKAYRKLARQYHPDVNKTPEAEEKFKEINAAYEVLSDKEKKAQYDQFGDQMFGGQNFHDFSRAQGGNVDLDEILRQMFSGGGGFGGFGGGGGFGGGNPFGGGFGGGGGFHQEPNLDIETSVTIPFNVSILGGSHSVSVQGDRFDIKIPAGVKTGEKMRVRGKGHAQGGRAGDLFLKITVAPSPEYERDGDDLIKTFDVPLHAALFGDKVAVQTLEKEIKLKVPQNTKNGQSFRVKDMGAMNRKTSQRGALYLKANIVLPNVDDLDEELVEMMKEKLPK, encoded by the coding sequence ATGAGTAAATCATTATATGAAACATTAGAAATTTCAGAAAACGCTAGTGAAACAGAAATTAAAAAAGCGTATAGAAAACTAGCACGTCAGTATCACCCTGATGTTAATAAAACTCCGGAAGCGGAAGAAAAATTTAAAGAGATCAATGCCGCTTATGAAGTACTAAGCGATAAAGAGAAAAAAGCACAGTACGATCAGTTCGGTGATCAGATGTTCGGCGGTCAAAACTTCCACGATTTTTCTCGTGCTCAAGGCGGTAATGTTGACCTTGACGAGATTTTACGTCAAATGTTCTCAGGCGGAGGCGGTTTTGGCGGCTTCGGCGGAGGCGGCGGTTTTGGCGGCGGTAATCCGTTTGGAGGCGGCTTCGGCGGAGGCGGTGGTTTTCACCAAGAGCCAAACTTAGATATAGAAACGAGTGTAACTATCCCGTTTAATGTTTCTATTTTAGGTGGAAGCCACTCTGTAAGTGTACAGGGGGATAGATTTGACATTAAAATTCCAGCCGGTGTAAAAACAGGTGAGAAGATGCGTGTTCGCGGAAAAGGGCATGCACAAGGGGGTCGTGCAGGTGACCTGTTCTTAAAAATAACAGTCGCTCCTTCACCTGAGTATGAAAGAGACGGTGACGACCTTATAAAAACGTTTGATGTACCTTTACATGCTGCACTTTTTGGAGATAAAGTTGCAGTGCAAACACTAGAGAAAGAGATCAAACTAAAAGTGCCTCAAAATACAAAAAACGGCCAAAGTTTCCGTGTTAAAGATATGGGTGCTATGAATAGAAAAACTTCGCAGCGCGGTGCTCTTTACTTAAAAGCGAACATTGTACTTCCAAATGTTGATGATTTAGATGAAGAGTTAGTAGAGATGATGAAAGAGAAACTACCAAAATAG
- a CDS encoding flagellar biosynthesis anti-sigma factor FlgM, whose protein sequence is MISRVNSSMAQNVYANNASETKENKNVGTQNAKENSRVEQLKESISSGEYKVDLSALSKKMADELL, encoded by the coding sequence ATGATTTCAAGAGTAAACAGTTCAATGGCACAAAATGTTTATGCAAACAATGCCTCAGAAACTAAAGAAAATAAGAATGTTGGTACTCAAAATGCTAAAGAGAATAGCAGAGTAGAACAACTCAAAGAGTCGATAAGCTCTGGCGAGTATAAAGTAGACCTTTCAGCCTTATCTAAAAAGATGGCGGACGAGCTACTTTAA
- a CDS encoding CZB domain-containing protein, whose product MDEMKNAFKDINYTTDRVFMSLAKLDHILWKVNTYLSAATKEEQFKFVDHHNCRLGKWYYEGEGKEAFSHVSHYAQLETPHATVHNGTHKVFDLIKEEKVDLQALKAAFEEMEKGSDAVFNILDKILHDKD is encoded by the coding sequence ATGGATGAGATGAAAAACGCTTTTAAAGATATTAACTACACTACCGATCGCGTATTTATGTCTCTGGCTAAACTTGACCATATTTTATGGAAAGTAAATACATACCTCTCAGCAGCTACAAAAGAGGAACAGTTTAAATTTGTCGACCACCATAACTGTAGACTTGGAAAATGGTACTATGAAGGTGAAGGGAAAGAAGCATTCTCTCACGTTTCTCATTACGCACAACTTGAAACTCCTCATGCTACTGTACATAACGGTACACACAAAGTATTTGATCTTATAAAAGAGGAAAAAGTAGATTTACAAGCTTTAAAAGCTGCATTTGAAGAGATGGAAAAAGGAAGCGATGCCGTCTTTAACATCTTAGATAAAATTTTACACGATAAAGATTAA
- a CDS encoding heat shock protein transcriptional repressor HspR encodes MHHYDEPVYLISIVSKMLDIHPQTLRQYERENLICPSRSDGRIRLYSQRDVDKIKLILRLTRELGVNIAGVDIILRLRESVDSMEKEIAELRHEVQRANNARSVSPDKALVTKRSTYEMIIFEE; translated from the coding sequence ATGCACCATTATGACGAGCCGGTATATTTAATCAGTATCGTTTCTAAGATGCTGGATATACATCCGCAAACATTGAGACAATATGAAAGGGAAAACCTTATCTGTCCATCTCGTTCAGATGGTCGTATAAGACTCTATTCGCAACGTGATGTTGATAAAATAAAATTGATTTTACGTCTCACTCGTGAGCTTGGCGTAAACATTGCGGGTGTTGATATTATATTAAGACTTCGTGAAAGTGTAGATTCTATGGAAAAAGAGATCGCAGAGTTGCGTCATGAAGTACAACGTGCAAACAATGCACGTTCTGTATCACCCGATAAAGCACTTGTTACAAAACGAAGTACTTACGAGATGATTATATTTGAGGAGTAG
- a CDS encoding pirin family protein: MLNKIAKEELFFSDKGWLQSRFHFSFAEYINHENRNFGVLRVLNDDVIKPQSGFDMHPHRDMEIVTYVTEGEITHKDSMGNEETLKAGEVQYMSAGSGIFHAEYNNHPSKELKLLQIWILPPKHNLPILYGSHKFSKEERENKLLRIVSSQNSDAKIKLHQDVNMYVSELGEGKTLSFELQKDRQVYFVVIKGELTLNGLELNAHDACECTDETSLEIKALSDTHFLFIEMAKG, from the coding sequence ATGCTTAACAAAATAGCAAAAGAGGAACTGTTCTTCTCAGACAAAGGTTGGCTGCAAAGCAGGTTTCATTTCTCCTTTGCAGAGTATATAAACCATGAAAACAGAAACTTTGGAGTTTTACGTGTCCTTAACGATGACGTGATTAAACCGCAAAGCGGGTTTGATATGCACCCGCATCGTGATATGGAGATAGTTACTTATGTTACCGAGGGTGAGATAACACATAAAGACTCTATGGGAAACGAAGAGACCTTAAAAGCGGGTGAGGTGCAGTATATGAGTGCGGGAAGCGGAATCTTCCATGCCGAGTATAACAATCACCCAAGTAAAGAGCTAAAACTTTTACAGATTTGGATCTTGCCCCCAAAACATAACCTGCCTATTCTTTACGGTTCCCATAAATTTTCTAAAGAGGAGCGGGAAAACAAACTTCTTCGTATCGTCTCTTCACAAAATTCAGATGCAAAAATAAAACTGCATCAAGATGTAAATATGTATGTAAGTGAACTTGGTGAAGGAAAAACACTGAGCTTTGAGCTGCAAAAAGATCGTCAGGTCTATTTTGTTGTGATTAAAGGAGAATTAACTCTAAACGGCTTAGAGTTAAATGCCCACGATGCTTGTGAATGCACAGATGAAACTTCGTTAGAGATCAAAGCACTCAGCGATACCCACTTTTTATTTATAGAGATGGCAAAAGGGTAG
- a CDS encoding SprT-like domain-containing protein, with translation MKKSLEKIFIFMIVFFGAILAYNAYSSYAFKHNPLPQSYVDAIGNKQSEVLRKMQKNYGFVYKFPLIVTDKIKGNLYGVTTYENGQIKIYLNKNVMQESFKYMVDEVIPHEYAHALLMQKGYLNETKKGHSARWENVCINLGGKECRQYVNHEEIINGKLPF, from the coding sequence ATGAAAAAGAGTTTGGAAAAAATCTTTATATTTATGATCGTTTTCTTTGGCGCTATACTTGCCTATAATGCTTACAGCAGCTACGCTTTCAAGCATAATCCTCTCCCACAAAGTTATGTAGATGCCATAGGTAATAAGCAGAGTGAAGTGTTAAGAAAGATGCAAAAAAATTACGGCTTTGTTTATAAGTTCCCACTCATAGTTACTGATAAAATCAAAGGAAACCTTTACGGAGTTACCACTTATGAAAACGGACAAATAAAAATTTATCTTAATAAAAACGTGATGCAGGAAAGTTTCAAATATATGGTAGATGAAGTGATCCCACACGAATATGCACATGCTCTTTTAATGCAAAAAGGGTACTTGAATGAAACAAAAAAAGGACACTCTGCAAGATGGGAAAATGTATGTATAAACCTAGGGGGAAAAGAGTGTCGTCAGTATGTGAATCACGAGGAGATTATCAACGGAAAGCTGCCGTTTTAA
- a CDS encoding flagellar basal body P-ring protein FlgI, translating to MKILLTFILFLSSLYATKITDVSNIVGVRENQIIGYSLVVGLKKTGDGTTSKFTLQSIANMLKAMNIDMNPVDIKSKNVAAVVVTAKLKPFARQGDKLDVTVSSIGDAKSLEGGTLLMTPLKGVDGKIYALAQGSLSIGGMNQRGAGAESHPTTGIVFNGGLVEREINIDLFHQEYATLSLKEAGFANAVGVQNAINQHFNTQVAVAIDSRSVKLQRPKNRSMIEFLAEVQDVDMEYKPKDKIVINERTGTIVAGVDIELKPIMLTHGDITIKIVEDDVITAPEGSMPVDNNMVIGINDNQLYTKSGTTTVANLVRSLQKLGATPKDIIAILEAMKSVGSISAELEVI from the coding sequence ATGAAAATACTTTTAACATTTATACTTTTTTTATCATCACTTTACGCTACTAAAATCACCGATGTTTCAAACATCGTTGGTGTACGGGAAAACCAGATTATCGGGTATTCTCTTGTAGTGGGTCTGAAAAAGACTGGTGATGGTACTACTTCAAAATTTACCCTCCAATCGATTGCAAACATGTTAAAAGCGATGAATATCGATATGAACCCCGTAGATATTAAGTCAAAAAATGTGGCCGCTGTTGTAGTTACTGCAAAACTCAAACCTTTTGCCAGACAAGGGGATAAACTTGATGTAACGGTTTCTTCAATCGGAGATGCGAAAAGCTTAGAGGGTGGTACACTATTAATGACTCCTCTAAAAGGGGTGGATGGAAAGATCTACGCTTTGGCACAAGGCTCACTCAGTATAGGGGGTATGAATCAAAGAGGTGCCGGGGCAGAATCACATCCAACGACGGGAATCGTATTTAACGGCGGTTTGGTTGAGCGTGAGATTAATATTGATCTGTTTCACCAAGAGTATGCAACTCTCTCTTTAAAAGAGGCTGGATTTGCAAATGCCGTAGGTGTACAAAATGCGATCAACCAACACTTCAATACGCAGGTAGCTGTTGCAATCGATTCTCGCAGTGTAAAACTGCAACGTCCTAAAAACCGCTCTATGATCGAATTTTTGGCAGAGGTACAAGATGTAGATATGGAGTACAAGCCAAAAGACAAGATAGTAATTAATGAAAGAACGGGTACTATCGTAGCAGGTGTAGATATAGAACTCAAACCGATAATGCTGACACACGGTGATATCACTATAAAAATAGTAGAGGATGACGTAATTACAGCTCCTGAAGGTTCAATGCCGGTTGATAACAATATGGTTATCGGTATTAATGACAACCAACTCTATACAAAATCAGGAACGACTACGGTTGCCAACCTTGTGCGTTCACTGCAAAAACTCGGGGCTACTCCAAAAGATATTATCGCTATTTTAGAAGCGATGAAAAGTGTTGGAAGTATCTCGGCTGAACTGGAGGTGATCTAA